In Rhinopithecus roxellana isolate Shanxi Qingling chromosome 16, ASM756505v1, whole genome shotgun sequence, a single genomic region encodes these proteins:
- the EGFL7 gene encoding epidermal growth factor-like protein 7 isoform X1, which translates to MWGSQEMLLVWLLVLAAGGTEHAYRPGRRVCTVGAHGDPVSESFVQRVYQPFLTTCDGHRACSTYRTIYRIAYRRSPGLAPARPRYTCCPGWKRTSGLPGACGAAICQPPCRNGGSCIQPGRCRCPAGWQGDICQSDVDECSAGGAGCPQRCVNTAGSYWCQCWEGHSLSADGTHCMPKGGPPRVAPNLTGVDSAMKEEVQRLQSRVDLLEEKLQLVLAPLHSLASQALEHGLPDPGSLLVHSFQQLGRIDSLSEQISFLEEQLGSCSCKKDS; encoded by the exons ATGTGGGGCTCTCAGGAGATGCTACTGGTGTGGCTTCTGGTGTTGGCAGCGGGCGGCACGGAGCACGCCTACCGGCCAGG CCGTAGGGTGTGTACCGTTGGGGCTCACGGGGACCCTGTCTCTGAGTCCTTCGTGCAGCGCGTGTACCAGCCCTTCCTCACCACCTGTGACGGGCACCGGGCCTGCAGCACCTACCG AACCATCTATAGGATCGCCTACCGCCGCAGCCCTGGGCTGGCCCCCGCCAGGCCTCGGTACACATGCTGCCCCGGCTGGAAGAGGACCAGCGGGCTTCCCGGGGCCTGTGGAGCAG CAATATGCCAGCCGCCATGCCGGAACGGAGGGAGCTGCATCCAGCCTGGCCGCTGCCGCTGCCCTGCAGGATGGCAGGGTGACATCTGCCAGTCAG ATGTGGACGAATGCAGTGCTGGGGGGGCCGGCTGTCCCCAGCGCTGCGTCAACACCGCCGGCAGTTACTGGTGCCAGTGTTGGGAGGGGCACAGCCTGTCTGCAGATGGTACACACTGCATGCCCAAGGGAGGGCCCCCCAGGGTGGCCCCCAACCTGACAG GAGTGGACAGTGCGATGAAGGAGGAAGTGCAGAGGCTGCAGTCCAGGGTGGACCTGCTGGAGGAG AAGCTGCAGCTGGTGCTGGCCCCACTGCACAGCCTGGCCTCGCAGGCACTGGAGCACGGGCTCCCGGACCCCGGCAGCCTCTTGGTGCACTCCTTCCAGCAGCTAGGCCGCATCGACTCCCTGAGTGAGCAGATCTCCTTCCTGGAGGAGCAGCTGGGGTCCT GCTCCTGCAAGAAAGACTCGTGA
- the EGFL7 gene encoding epidermal growth factor-like protein 7 isoform X3: MWGSQEMLLVWLLVLAAGGTEHAYRPGRRVCTVGAHGDPVSESFVQRVYQPFLTTCDGHRACSTYRTIYRIAYRRSPGLAPARPRYTCCPGWKRTSGLPGACGAAICQPPCRNGGSCIQPGRCRCPAGWQGDICQSGVDSAMKEEVQRLQSRVDLLEEKLQLVLAPLHSLASQALEHGLPDPGSLLVHSFQQLGRIDSLSEQISFLEEQLGSCSCKKDS, translated from the exons ATGTGGGGCTCTCAGGAGATGCTACTGGTGTGGCTTCTGGTGTTGGCAGCGGGCGGCACGGAGCACGCCTACCGGCCAGG CCGTAGGGTGTGTACCGTTGGGGCTCACGGGGACCCTGTCTCTGAGTCCTTCGTGCAGCGCGTGTACCAGCCCTTCCTCACCACCTGTGACGGGCACCGGGCCTGCAGCACCTACCG AACCATCTATAGGATCGCCTACCGCCGCAGCCCTGGGCTGGCCCCCGCCAGGCCTCGGTACACATGCTGCCCCGGCTGGAAGAGGACCAGCGGGCTTCCCGGGGCCTGTGGAGCAG CAATATGCCAGCCGCCATGCCGGAACGGAGGGAGCTGCATCCAGCCTGGCCGCTGCCGCTGCCCTGCAGGATGGCAGGGTGACATCTGCCAGTCAG GAGTGGACAGTGCGATGAAGGAGGAAGTGCAGAGGCTGCAGTCCAGGGTGGACCTGCTGGAGGAG AAGCTGCAGCTGGTGCTGGCCCCACTGCACAGCCTGGCCTCGCAGGCACTGGAGCACGGGCTCCCGGACCCCGGCAGCCTCTTGGTGCACTCCTTCCAGCAGCTAGGCCGCATCGACTCCCTGAGTGAGCAGATCTCCTTCCTGGAGGAGCAGCTGGGGTCCT GCTCCTGCAAGAAAGACTCGTGA
- the EGFL7 gene encoding epidermal growth factor-like protein 7 isoform X2: MWGSQEMLLVWLLVLAAGGTEHAYRPGRRVCTVGAHGDPVSESFVQRVYQPFLTTCDGHRACSTYRTIYRIAYRRSPGLAPARPRYTCCPGWKRTSGLPGACGAAICQPPCRNGGSCIQPGRCRCPAGWQGDICQSDVDECSAGGAGCPQRCVNTAGSYWCQCWEGHSLSADGTHCMPKGGPPRVAPNLTGVDSAMKEEVQRLQSRVDLLEEKLQLVLAPLHSLASQALEHGLPDPGSLLVHSFQQLGRIDSLSSCKKDS, encoded by the exons ATGTGGGGCTCTCAGGAGATGCTACTGGTGTGGCTTCTGGTGTTGGCAGCGGGCGGCACGGAGCACGCCTACCGGCCAGG CCGTAGGGTGTGTACCGTTGGGGCTCACGGGGACCCTGTCTCTGAGTCCTTCGTGCAGCGCGTGTACCAGCCCTTCCTCACCACCTGTGACGGGCACCGGGCCTGCAGCACCTACCG AACCATCTATAGGATCGCCTACCGCCGCAGCCCTGGGCTGGCCCCCGCCAGGCCTCGGTACACATGCTGCCCCGGCTGGAAGAGGACCAGCGGGCTTCCCGGGGCCTGTGGAGCAG CAATATGCCAGCCGCCATGCCGGAACGGAGGGAGCTGCATCCAGCCTGGCCGCTGCCGCTGCCCTGCAGGATGGCAGGGTGACATCTGCCAGTCAG ATGTGGACGAATGCAGTGCTGGGGGGGCCGGCTGTCCCCAGCGCTGCGTCAACACCGCCGGCAGTTACTGGTGCCAGTGTTGGGAGGGGCACAGCCTGTCTGCAGATGGTACACACTGCATGCCCAAGGGAGGGCCCCCCAGGGTGGCCCCCAACCTGACAG GAGTGGACAGTGCGATGAAGGAGGAAGTGCAGAGGCTGCAGTCCAGGGTGGACCTGCTGGAGGAG AAGCTGCAGCTGGTGCTGGCCCCACTGCACAGCCTGGCCTCGCAGGCACTGGAGCACGGGCTCCCGGACCCCGGCAGCCTCTTGGTGCACTCCTTCCAGCAGCTAGGCCGCATCGACTCCCTGA GCTCCTGCAAGAAAGACTCGTGA